The following are from one region of the Salvia hispanica cultivar TCC Black 2014 chromosome 1, UniMelb_Shisp_WGS_1.0, whole genome shotgun sequence genome:
- the LOC125197060 gene encoding G-type lectin S-receptor-like serine/threonine-protein kinase LECRK4, giving the protein MEISSSTPNLFCKRFRCGNPCGVQQRALISVARRGGPDQILSPPSIPQVSDNYYRATLNFDGGFTQYYHPKSFGSDPGWQAARSWPQNICMNIDGSTGSGVCGYNSVCRVVNQRPVCGCPQGFSLADPRNPYGNCEPQFVQGCIDGGNDYDMEIMNDVDWPQDDYKRINPCTEEQDNSCWKKKLPLSNGRVDTSQGLKAFLKIRKRDITIRNPRPGRDRQTLIVVISVLLGSSAFINCLFITAACVLLFLFYNGKFSAPGPVQEPSPSSIRCFTYKELVQATNGFIDELGRGAFGIVYKGSIQIGTVAVKKLDRMFQDSDKEFKTEVNVIGRTHHKNLVSLIGFCEEGLITCLCTST; this is encoded by the exons ATGGAGATTTCGTCTTCAACACCAAACCTCTTCTGCAAACGCTTCAGATGCGGGAATCCGTGTGGTGTTCAGCAGCGAGCCTTGATTTCTGTCGCGAGGAGAGGCGGGCCGGACCAAATTCTCAGTCCTCCTTCCATCCCCCAGGTTTCCGACAACTACTACAGGGCAACTCTGAATTTCGATGGAGGTTTTACACAGTACTATCACCCCAAGAGCTTCGGGAGCGACCCGGGTTGGCAAGCTGCAAGATCTTGGCCTCAAAATATCTGTATGAACATCGATGGAAGCACGGGCAGCGGGGTTTGTGGCTATAACAGCGTGTGCAGAGTTGTGAATCAGAGGCCGGTTTGTGGATGTCCCCAGGGCTTTTCACTGGCCGATCCCAGGAATCCGTATGGCAACTGTGAGCCTCAGTTCGTGCAGGGTTGCATCGATGGTGGAAATGACTACGACATGGAGATCATGAATGATGTTGATTGGCCTCAAGATGACTATAAACGAATAAATCCTTGCACTGAAGAGCA AGATAATAGCTGCTGGAAGAAAAAGCTGCCCCTCTCCAATGGCAGAGTCGACACTTCCCAAGGTTTAAAGGCTTTTCTCAAGATCAGGAAACGGGATATTACTATACGAAATCCAAGACCAGGAAGAGATCGGCAGACTCTGATAGTTGTGATATCAGTGCTTTTAGGCAGCTCAGCCTTCATCAACTGCTTATTTATTACTGCTGCTTGTGTCCTTCTTTTCCTCTTTTACAACGGAAAGTTCTCGGCACCTGGTCCTGTTCAAGAGCCTTCGCCTTCAAGCATACGTTGCTTTACTTATAAAGAACTCGTGCAGGCTACAAACGGATTCATAGACGAGCTAGGAAGGGGTGCTTTTGGAATTGTCTACAAAGGGTCAATTCAAATCGGTACGGTTGCAGTGAAAAAGCTGGACAGAATGTTTCAGGATTCTGATAAAGAATTCAAGACGGAAGTTAACGTGATTGGGCGGACTCACCACAAGAATCTGGTGAGTCTGATTGGTTTCTGCGAGGAGGGCCTCATCACTTGCTTGTGTACGAGTACATGA